A genomic region of Myxosarcina sp. GI1 contains the following coding sequences:
- a CDS encoding DUF6679 family protein translates to MLHRKIYQLCQDGREVCIFLRDQQRWIENGHIVDFEGDIVTIRYETEEDDEISSWEEMVRLDSIGAVTQKLACVSKINTEINTSEDCPEAERIRPQFPEPDRD, encoded by the coding sequence AAGACGGTCGTGAAGTTTGCATTTTCTTGCGGGATCAACAAAGATGGATTGAAAATGGTCATATTGTTGATTTCGAGGGAGATATTGTTACTATCCGCTATGAAACCGAAGAAGACGACGAAATTAGTTCTTGGGAAGAAATGGTGCGCTTAGATAGTATCGGTGCCGTAACTCAAAAACTGGCTTGTGTATCTAAAATCAATACCGAAATCAATACCTCTGAAGATTGCCCCGAAGCCGAGCGAATCCGACCTCAGTTTCCCGAACCAGACCGAGATTAA